The Phormidium yuhuli AB48 DNA window AGCGCCGTCGGCTTGGGAGAAGAAGAGAATGGCGATGACGCCAACGAGGAAAATAGATTTTAAAATTGGCTTGAGTTTGCTCAGTAGTTTGCTCAGTGTGGTGTGACCCATAAAACCTCTGATTTGCGTTTTTATCGTGTGGCGGACTAGATCTAGGCTATCCGAGACCCGCCGGGACTCTGGGAATTATTTACTTGGACTTCCAGTTTCTGTTACAGATTGTTACGGTGTTAGTACCAATGTATCGTTTTTCAGCGGCGGGCTTGGGTCAAGCTTGGGGGGATAACCCCACTAACTCCCGTAGTTGGGCTTCTGAAAGTTGTGGGATTGCCAAGGCTTCGGCTTTAGCCTGTTTGGAACCGGGATTCTCCCCAACAACGACATAGTTCGTTTTAGAACTGACGGAGCTGGTAACCTTGCCCCCAGCCTCTTCAATGAGGGTTTTCGCCTGCGTCCGGGTGAGGTTGGGTAGGGTTCCCGTTAGGACAAAGGTTTGACCGGCGAGGGGTTGGGGTGACTCAGGGACGGTTTCGGCTTCGGGATGACGCTGTAGGGAAACACCCACCGCTTGCAGTTGCTCAATTAGGTCTTGATGGGCCTTGAGTTGGAACCAGTGGGCGATCGCCCCGGCAATTTCGGGCCCAATTCCCTTAATCTGGGCAATCTCCTCGGGACTGGCTTGAGCTAACGCCTCGACCGTGGGGAAGGCCTGAGCCAGAGTTTGGGCATTCACCGCCCCCACATGGGGAATCCCCAGGCCATACAGCACTCGCGACCAGGGTTGGGATTTGGAGTTCTGAATGGACTTGATGAGCTTTGTGGCCGATTTATGTCCGAGGCGCTCTAAATGGCTTAAGTCTTCTGCCCGTAAGCGATAGAGGTCAGCCAGGGAGTTGAGGAAAGGGCGATCGCACAATTGGCTAATCAGTTTCTCCCCTAAGCCATCAATATCCAACGCCCCCCGACTGCCCCAATGTTTCAGGGCCCCCCGCAAAATCGCCGGACATGAGCGATTGATACAGCGCGTTACCGCCTCATCTTGGGGCTTAATTAGGGGTTCTTGGCACTCGGGGCAGTGATTCGGCATTTTGACCGCCTCTGCCCCCTCAGGGCGCAATTTAGGCAGCACTCGCACCACTTCCGGGATAATTTCCCCAGCTTTACGCACCACGACCGTATCCCCATAATGTAAGTCCAATTCCCGTAGGCGATCGCCATTGTGAAGACTGGCTCGGGAAACCGTGGTTCCGGCCAGTTGAACCGGTTTGAGGTTAGCCACTGGGGTAACGGCCCCCGTGCGCCCCACTTGGAAACTGACCGATTCGACCGTGGTGGGAACTTCCTCAGCGGGATATTTGAGGGCGATCGCCCAACGGGGGGCTTTTTGAGTAAAGCCGAGGCGCTCTTGCAGGGGGATATCATTGAGTTTCACCACCACACCATCGGTCAAATAGGGAAGCTCACGCCGCTGTTGCTCCCATTGCTCATAATAGGCTTGAACCTCTTGAAGACTCTGAACCCGTTGGCGGTGAGGATTGACCCAAAAGCCCAAGTCTTGTAGCCGTTGTAGAGCCTCTTGATGAGTCTTAAAGGGGCGATCGCCCTCATCACTGGGACAATACAAGGTATAGGCAAAAAACTGAAGCTGACGCTGAGCCACAATCTGAGGATCGAGTTGTCGTAGGGTTCCCGCCGCTGCATTGCGGGGATTAGCAAAGGGGGGGTCTTGGTTCTCCTGACGTTCCCGGTTCAAACGCTCAAACGTCTCCAAGGGAAGGAAGGCCTCACCCCGGACTTCCACCCGAGGCGGAATCTTCTCTCCCTGAAGTCTCAGGGGAATCGAACGAATCGTTTTCACATTGGGGGTAATCTCCTCCCCAGTTTCCCCATCCCCTCGGGTGACCCCCCGCACGAGGACTCCATCTTCATAGGTTAGGGCCAACGCTGAACCATCAATTTTCAGTTCACAGATATACTCAGGGGTAATCCGTTCCTCCAGCCGAGTTTGCCAACGCTCTTGCCATCTGGCGAACTCCTCAAGGGTGAAGGCGTTATCCAGACTGTAGAGGGGGATAGTGTGGCGAACGGAGGTAAACTGGGCCGCCGGTTTATCGCCGACGCGCTGGGTGGGACTATCGGGGGTAATCAGGTGCGGATAGTCCTGTTCAATGGCTTGTAGGTCTCGGTAGAGGCGATCGTACACCTCATCTTCCATAATGGGAGCATCGAGAACATAGTAGGCATGGGCCGCCTCTTGTAACTGTTGGCGGAGTTTCCGAGTCTGGTCTTGGAGTTGGGAACTAGGTTGGCTCATCTTAACGATTCGAGAGACTCCAGCAAATCAGGAGATGTCAGTCATGATGGGACTCAATACCATAACGCGATGCGATCGCGTCCTTCTCTATCATCTCAGTTGGCAGCAATTCGAGCAGCTTGTCCAAGAGCTAGGGGAACAGGGCGGGGTGCGTATTGCTTATGATAGCGGGACGTTGGAGATTTTGACCCCACTTCCAGACCATGAACGGTATAAAGAAAGTCTCAGCGATATCATCAAAGATATGGCTGAGGTTTTAGAGCGGGATTATCTCAGTCTGGGGTCTACCACCTGGAAACGAGAGCGCCAACTTGCGGGGGTCGAGGCGGATAATTGTTTCTATTTTGAGAATGAGTCTAGAGTGCGGGGACGGTCAACGGTAAACTTAGAGCAGGATCCGCCACCGGACTTAGTTTTAGAAATTGACTTAACTCATAAGTCCTTGAACCGGCTACCGATTTATGCCAGACTCGGCGTTCCTGAGCTGTGGAACTATGATGTCGAGTTAGGGGAATTGAGGATCTATCAGTTGCAGGGCCAAGGCTATGAGTCCTGTACTCAGAGTCGCATCTTTCCCGAGATTGCGATCGCGGAGATTCCCCAACTGTTAAAGCAATATGAACCGCAAGGACAGTTAGCGATGCGCCGTCAGCTACGGGAGTGGGTCCGTCGCCAGTTGTCTTAAGGGTTGCCGACTCAGGTTAAACTGATGTGTTCTGGATTGCGATCGCCCATGATTGACTCCCGTCTCAAACAGCAACTGACGCCCTATTTATTTCTATTTCCCGCCGGCCTACTTCTGATTTTAACGGTGTTTCTCCCCGCCGGCCAGGCCTTCCTGCTCAGTTTCGCCCGCTATGAGTATGATTTAACCCAACTCCCCCAATGGGTGGGCTTAGCCAACTTTCAACAACTTTGGCAAGATGCCATTTTCTGGCAAACCCTACGCCAGACCCTATTGTACCTAGTCTGTGTCGTCCCGCTGCTGACGAGCTTACCCTTGCTGCTGGCCATCCTAGTCAACCGCAAACTACGGGGAATGGCAGGGTTTCGGGCCGCCTATTACACCCCAGTCATCGTCTCCATGGTGGTTGCGGGGTTAGCCTGGAAATATCTATATGCAGAAACCGGATTATTCAATCAAATTTTGACCGGGATCGGATTAACGGGGGTTCCCTGGCTCACCAGTCCTCACCTAGCCCTATTTAGCGTCATGGCGGTTACCGTCTGGAAGGGTTTAGGGTATTACATGGTGATTTATCTCGCCGGACTACAGGGGATTCCCACTGAACTCTATGAGGCGGCGGCCTTAGATGGGTCCCACGGCTGGCGTAAACATTGGGATATCACTGTTCCCCTGATGCGTCCCTACCTCCTATTAGTGGCGACAATTTCCGCCCTCTCAGCCATGAAAGTCTTTGAAGAGGTCTATGTAATGACCCAGGGAGGGCCCCGCAACCGCTCCAAAACCATTGTCTATTATCTCTACGAACAGGCCTTCGATCGCCTGGAAATCGGCTACGCCTGCGCCATCGGCTTAGTCTTGTTCCTCGTCGTTTTGGGATTTTCCCTCATCAACCTGAAACTCAGCCGCCGCTAAGGCTAAATCCAGCCATCTCGTTCCAAGTCTTCAATGGCCTGTAAGCCTCGGGGGTCTCCGACGCGCAACAGAGAGGAGCGAGCATCTTCTTGAACCCCCATATCCTCATCCTCTTCTAGGGCTTCGAGAAGAGAATCGATCGCCCCAGCATAGACGACATTCGAGGGTAACTCGCGACAAATTTGCCCCAGGGCCCAAGCACAATTACTGCGAACCGCTGAGACGGGATCTTTACGGAGGGCTTCAATCAGGGGCGGAACAGCGGCGACAATGGTTTCATAGCCGACTTTCGCCAACTGTCCTAGGGAACTTGCGGCCCAGAGACGAACCGCCGGAATATCGGTGCGTAGGGCTTCTAGGAGGGGGTTGAGGGCGCGGCGATCGCCACAGTTCCCTAGGGCCCAGACGACCCCCTTACGCACATAGCCATTCCAATCCTCCAAACGGGCGATGAGGGGTTCAACCGCATCAGGATGGGTATTCCGTCCCAACGCATAGGAGGCACTCACCCGGACTAAGGGACAAGCATCCTCAAGCAGGGCAATCAACTTGGGAATGGCTCGTTCATCATGGACCTCACAGAAGGCCCGGGCCGCCAACATGCGTTGTGGTGTTTCCGGCGCATCTAGCAACGGCAACATGGCCTCAGGATCTGGGCGAGCGGCTTCATCGGCGTCCGCCGCCCCCAGGTGATCGAGAGGACTCTCAAGATTATTCTCACTATCGATGGTGCCGAGGTCGTCGTTATACATACTCTCCAATTTACCGCACAAGGGGGCGCTCAACCATGGGGATCACGGCGATCGCCCAAGGTGACAACATAGCGATAGCCTTGAGTTGCCGAGCCCCGAATGGTCAAAGTTCCGTCCTGGACATGAACCAGTTGACAGGCAAAGAACAACCCTAAATCTGGGTCATCGGCCTGCATAGGCTTCGCTTGCAGTTTACCAAACAGACTGACCTCCCGTTGTGACGATGGAACCAAGTGGGAGGAGTGATCTGTAGGGGGAAGGAGTCCAAATCGTTCTAACTCACTTTCAGGGAGAGTTTCCCCTTCTGAGCCGTCGGAGATCGCTAAGGACAGCTCAACCTGGTTTGAGCAACAGCGTTGAACCCACACCTGCAAGGTCACCCCCAGATCACTAATCTGAATCAGATGGGCCACCAAATGATAGAGCAGTTGCTGAAACTTGGGTTTATCGAGAGTCCAGAGGCGATCGCACTCTTGAATCGACAGTAGCAACTGTTGTTCGCGCCGACTGGCCAAAGGATTGAGAATGTTCAGGACCTGTTGACAGAGCATATGCAAATCAACAGGGGACAGGGGCTGACTGGCATTTAACTCCCGCAACTCCCGTAACATGAGAATCTCCTCAACCATAGCCAACATATATTGGCCACTGTTATGGATGATATCGAGATATTCCTTTTGTTTACGCCGCAGAGGACCGTAAATCTCCCGGTTTAGCACACTGGTCATCCCCATGACAGACGTTAGAGGGGTGCGCAGGTCTTGTAAAAACCGATCAAGGAGTTGGGTGTGAATGGCGGAGGCGGACGGTTCGGGTTCTGGATGCCCTTGAAAGAGGGGCGACGGTTTGGGGGTTGGCGTCAGCCCAGAAGGGGCTTCTAGCTGAAGCATCGCGACTTGAGCGGCCAGTTCCACCAGTGTTACTTCTGGCCGGCTAAAGGAGCGCGGGGTCGTATCCATGACCGCTAAGGTTCCCAGACAGTCGCCCCGGTGAGTCAGTAAAGGGACACCCAAATAGGCGCGTACCCCATCCTCTTGAACCAGAGGCTGATGAGCAAACTCAGGATGACGAGCGGCGTCACGAACCATCAGAGGCTGTTGAGTTTCCACGACCTGCGTGCAAAGCAAGGACGGTTTGTTATCACGATCAAACCCCGTCAAGGAGAGGCTGGCGTCCTTGGGGGTGAGTTGTTGTATTTCGATCTTCTGGTCTCGATGGTCGAGCAGCCAAATCCAAGCAATGGGGAGATCCAGGGCCTGGGTTACCGTCTCTACCGCAGTTTGAAAGATCTCCCTTGAGTTGCGGTCAAGAACACCATTATGACGGAGTATCGTTAGAGAGTTAGGGGTCGGGGCCAGGTCGGTCATAGCTTCTGTTGGCATCATCATGGCGCCAGAGGCCATTCCAAAATCGCGATCGCCTTGAAGGGGACGAGACGCAACCTCAAAACGGAGGCGTTAACGAAAAGCGGGATGGTTAAATAGTGCGGCTAACACCCGCACTCCACGCAGTTGATTTGATAGTGGTAGATGCCCCTTCGGTGCGCTGAGGTCCCAAGTAAAGCCTTGGGGGTAACGAGTCCAACTGTTACCCTCTTTCCAGCCCATTTTGGGCCAGAGTTTGTCCCAGTCTTGCTTGACGCTTAGCCAGAGTTGGCGTTGCACCGAAAACCCGAATTTTCCCTGAGAATAGGCAACCCAGAGACGGTCAATGGTCTGTAGGTCAGTCGTGGGAATCAGGCTCACCTCCGTAAAGTAGAGCCATTGTCGGGCTATTGCTCCTTCTCCGGCCAGTTGACAGAGGAGTTCCCGTGTTAGGCGATCAGCCTCCTCAAACGTTTCTTGGGCCAACAGTTCTTTCAGCGGCGTATAGTCAAGATTGCAATCGGAGTCTAAAGACATATCCTGGGCAAGGGTCGGATCAATCATCATGGTCTGGCATTAAGTATCACAGGGACGTCCTGTTGTCCTTTCTATTTTCCCAGAATACGACGGATGATGTGACTGGTGGATTGAGGAACCTCAATTTCAATCAAATGAATTTCTCCTCCGTAGGCGTGGACGGTTGGGGCTTCTGGTAGGGTATCGGGACGATAATCGCCTCCTTTGACGTAAATGTCCGGTTGTAGGACTTTAATCGCCTCAATCGCGGTGCTTTCCGGAAAAATGAAGACGCCATCGACGGGTTTGAGGGCGGCCAGCACTTCGGCGCGCTGGCGATCAGGAAGAATGGGACGGGGAGGTTCTCCAGCCGAGGCGGGTTTAATCTGGGCAACGGAGTGATCACTATTAACACCCACTACTAGAGCATTTCCTAGGGTTTTGGCGGCCTGTAAATAGCGCACGTGCCCGCAATGTAAAAGGTCAAAGCAGCCATTGGTAAACACGAGGGGTCGCCAGCGATCGCCCTCCCTCTGGACTTGCTCTCGTAACTCATCAAGGGAGTAAAGGCCCTGAGTTAACATAAGCTGTCATCAAATTTACTAAATCAACTAAACTGAAGATGCAACCTGATGTGTCACACAAGTGAGATCGAAGTGTCACACGAGCGTCACATCAACCACTTATAGTAATCTACAAGCCAGTCCAAGCATGATGGGTCAGTTCCTCAAATTCCCTCACTCCTCACACCAGTTACAAGGCTTGGACTGGCTTTCCTCTTGTCACAATGCCGTGAGTCTTCATACGATACCATGCGAACCCCCTCTCAAGGTTACGACACTGATGATCCCAAGGGACGGCCACCGGAGTCCCCACGTCCGAGGTTCCCAATGCTTTCCTATGTTGTGGTCTTCTTGGTTGGGGGGGCTGTGGCTTGGGGCGCGGCGGAGACGTTTTCCGCCAACTCTCCCGCTGGTTCTGACTCGGCGACGACTTCTGAGTCCCAGGCACAGGTTCCCCTTAGTCGTCTCGAATCTGAATCCCTGATGCCCGGGACGGACGGGGCGCAGATCTCTCCTCCGAGTAATTTTGTGGCGGATGTGGTGACTCGGGTGGGTCCTGCCGTGGTGCGCATTGATGCGGAGCGTACGGTGGCAGCGCGATCGCTCCCGCCGGAATTTGATAATCCGATGTTTCGCCAGTTTTTCGGTTTTCGGATGCCAGATGCTGAGCAAGAGCGGGTTCAGCAAGGCTCTGGCTCAGGGTTTATTCTCAGTTCTGATGGCAAAATTGTCACCAATGCTCACGTGATTGATGGGGCTGATTCGGTGACGGTGACGTTGCGGGATGGCCGCAGTTTAGAGGGGCGCGTGTTAGGGGCTGACCCCGTCACGGATGTGGCGGTGGTACAGATTGAGGCGGAGAATCTGCCGGCGGTTCGTCTACGGGATAGTGAGGGCTTACAACCCGGTGAATGGGCGATCGCCATTGGTAACCCCTTAGGACTCGATAATACGGTCACAACGGGAATTATTAGTGCCATCGGTCGCTCTAGCCGCGAGGTGGGTGTTGCGGATAAGCGGGTTGATTTTATTCAGACGGATGCGGCCATTAACCCCGGGAACTCGGGAGGGCCCCTGTTAGACCAAGAGGGTCAGGTTGTGGGGATGAATACGGCCATCATCCAAAATGCCCAGGGGTTGGGATTTGCGATTCCCATCAACACGGTGGCACGGATTGCAGAGGAGTTAATTGAACATGGACGGGTGGATCATCCCTTTTTGGGCATCCAAATGGTAACCCTCTCGCCTCAGGTGAAGGAGCAAGTGAACCGTGACTCGAATCAGAGACTGACCCTGGAGGACGATGAAGGGGTGTTAATTGTACAGGTCATGCCCGGTTCTCCGGCGGCTGAGGGAGGATTGCAGCCAGGAGATGTGATTGTTGCCATTGAGGGAGAGTCGGTCACCTCAGCGGAGCAGGTTCAACAGGCTGTCTCCCAGGTTCGGGTGGGCGAGAGCCTGGAGATTGAGGTCTCTCGCAATGGCAGCCGAGAAACCCGCTCAGTGCAAACGGGGATCTTGGGCAATTAGGGGGGGATTAGGGATCGCTGACGTCGGTGACTCGCCAACTCAGTTTCAGGTTGATGCTGAAGTTCCAAAGGGTCACCAGGGCGATCGCCAAGAGTTTCGCCAAATACTCGTTCACCCCCAACAGGTTAAAGAGGAGATTCACAATCAGCACATTAAGGATTAATCCTGCGAGACAGACCATATTAAATTTGAGTAAGCGTTTGACTCGCTTACGCCATCCCTGTTGTTGACGAGACAAATCTGAGAATGTCCAAATGTCATTCCAGTAAAAGTTATTTAAAATAGCCACTTCCGCCGACAAAATGGCGCTACGAGTCAGTCCTAACTGCCACTGCTCTCGCAGAACATAGAAAACAGCTAAATCGATAAATACTCCACTGAGTCCCACGACCCCAAAGCGTAGGAATCGCTGTACCGGCAATAAATCTAAGCGCAGTTTCCATAAATGCTGGAGATATTCCCAATACTGTTTCCAGGTCACTTTGCTTTCGCCCTGTTCCCGTTCCTGGAAGACATATCCCACTTCCCCAATCCAAGAGATGTCCCCCCGGCCGAGGACTTCAATCAGGATTTTATAGCCAACGGGATCGAGAAAACGCTCAGAAATGGCGGCCCGTCGGACGAGAAAAAATCCACTCATTGGGTCCGAGACACGGCCCACCACCCCCGGAAGAAGGACCAGTCCCAACAGTTGCGCCCCCCGTGAGAGGAGGCGTCGCCGCAGACTCCAATCACTCACCCCCCCACCATCGACGTGACGGCTTGCTAGGGCTAAGTCGGCTCCCCGTTCGATTTGTTGCCAGAGTTGTTCGAGGACTTCCGGCGGATGTTGTAAGTCCGCATCAATCACTCCGAGAATTTGTCCCCGGGCCCGTTGCCAGCCACAAATCACGGCTGTGGACAGTCCTCGTTCTCCTTGACGACGCAGAGCACGAACCTGGGGATAGCTGTCTGCTAAGTCTTGGGCCAGTTCCCAGGTGCGATCGGGGCTATCGTCGTCCACGATAATCAGCTCATAGTCATGACCGAGGAGGCGATCGAGGAGTTGACTGAGACGTTCAATTAGGCTTCTCAGGTTATGTCGCTCATTATAGGTGGGAATGACTAGGGAGAATTGTAGGGGAGCGGGGCTAGATGACGACCGCCCTCCCTCCAAATGCCCCCGGCGTTGGGGAATTTCAGAAATTAGACCTGGCAAAGATGGTTTAGACACAGACATGAAACATCGGCAAGGGAAAAAAGATATCCCTCATACTAAACG harbors:
- a CDS encoding GAF domain-containing sensor histidine kinase; its protein translation is MTDLAPTPNSLTILRHNGVLDRNSREIFQTAVETVTQALDLPIAWIWLLDHRDQKIEIQQLTPKDASLSLTGFDRDNKPSLLCTQVVETQQPLMVRDAARHPEFAHQPLVQEDGVRAYLGVPLLTHRGDCLGTLAVMDTTPRSFSRPEVTLVELAAQVAMLQLEAPSGLTPTPKPSPLFQGHPEPEPSASAIHTQLLDRFLQDLRTPLTSVMGMTSVLNREIYGPLRRKQKEYLDIIHNSGQYMLAMVEEILMLRELRELNASQPLSPVDLHMLCQQVLNILNPLASRREQQLLLSIQECDRLWTLDKPKFQQLLYHLVAHLIQISDLGVTLQVWVQRCCSNQVELSLAISDGSEGETLPESELERFGLLPPTDHSSHLVPSSQREVSLFGKLQAKPMQADDPDLGLFFACQLVHVQDGTLTIRGSATQGYRYVVTLGDRRDPHG
- a CDS encoding glycosyltransferase, giving the protein MSVSKPSLPGLISEIPQRRGHLEGGRSSSSPAPLQFSLVIPTYNERHNLRSLIERLSQLLDRLLGHDYELIIVDDDSPDRTWELAQDLADSYPQVRALRRQGERGLSTAVICGWQRARGQILGVIDADLQHPPEVLEQLWQQIERGADLALASRHVDGGGVSDWSLRRRLLSRGAQLLGLVLLPGVVGRVSDPMSGFFLVRRAAISERFLDPVGYKILIEVLGRGDISWIGEVGYVFQEREQGESKVTWKQYWEYLQHLWKLRLDLLPVQRFLRFGVVGLSGVFIDLAVFYVLREQWQLGLTRSAILSAEVAILNNFYWNDIWTFSDLSRQQQGWRKRVKRLLKFNMVCLAGLILNVLIVNLLFNLLGVNEYLAKLLAIALVTLWNFSINLKLSWRVTDVSDP
- a CDS encoding HhoA/HhoB/HtrA family serine endopeptidase — protein: MLSYVVVFLVGGAVAWGAAETFSANSPAGSDSATTSESQAQVPLSRLESESLMPGTDGAQISPPSNFVADVVTRVGPAVVRIDAERTVAARSLPPEFDNPMFRQFFGFRMPDAEQERVQQGSGSGFILSSDGKIVTNAHVIDGADSVTVTLRDGRSLEGRVLGADPVTDVAVVQIEAENLPAVRLRDSEGLQPGEWAIAIGNPLGLDNTVTTGIISAIGRSSREVGVADKRVDFIQTDAAINPGNSGGPLLDQEGQVVGMNTAIIQNAQGLGFAIPINTVARIAEELIEHGRVDHPFLGIQMVTLSPQVKEQVNRDSNQRLTLEDDEGVLIVQVMPGSPAAEGGLQPGDVIVAIEGESVTSAEQVQQAVSQVRVGESLEIEVSRNGSRETRSVQTGILGN
- a CDS encoding carbohydrate ABC transporter permease, producing MCSGLRSPMIDSRLKQQLTPYLFLFPAGLLLILTVFLPAGQAFLLSFARYEYDLTQLPQWVGLANFQQLWQDAIFWQTLRQTLLYLVCVVPLLTSLPLLLAILVNRKLRGMAGFRAAYYTPVIVSMVVAGLAWKYLYAETGLFNQILTGIGLTGVPWLTSPHLALFSVMAVTVWKGLGYYMVIYLAGLQGIPTELYEAAALDGSHGWRKHWDITVPLMRPYLLLVATISALSAMKVFEEVYVMTQGGPRNRSKTIVYYLYEQAFDRLEIGYACAIGLVLFLVVLGFSLINLKLSRR
- a CDS encoding adenylyltransferase/cytidyltransferase family protein encodes the protein MLTQGLYSLDELREQVQREGDRWRPLVFTNGCFDLLHCGHVRYLQAAKTLGNALVVGVNSDHSVAQIKPASAGEPPRPILPDRQRAEVLAALKPVDGVFIFPESTAIEAIKVLQPDIYVKGGDYRPDTLPEAPTVHAYGGEIHLIEIEVPQSTSHIIRRILGK
- the ligA gene encoding NAD-dependent DNA ligase LigA, translating into MSQPSSQLQDQTRKLRQQLQEAAHAYYVLDAPIMEDEVYDRLYRDLQAIEQDYPHLITPDSPTQRVGDKPAAQFTSVRHTIPLYSLDNAFTLEEFARWQERWQTRLEERITPEYICELKIDGSALALTYEDGVLVRGVTRGDGETGEEITPNVKTIRSIPLRLQGEKIPPRVEVRGEAFLPLETFERLNRERQENQDPPFANPRNAAAGTLRQLDPQIVAQRQLQFFAYTLYCPSDEGDRPFKTHQEALQRLQDLGFWVNPHRQRVQSLQEVQAYYEQWEQQRRELPYLTDGVVVKLNDIPLQERLGFTQKAPRWAIALKYPAEEVPTTVESVSFQVGRTGAVTPVANLKPVQLAGTTVSRASLHNGDRLRELDLHYGDTVVVRKAGEIIPEVVRVLPKLRPEGAEAVKMPNHCPECQEPLIKPQDEAVTRCINRSCPAILRGALKHWGSRGALDIDGLGEKLISQLCDRPFLNSLADLYRLRAEDLSHLERLGHKSATKLIKSIQNSKSQPWSRVLYGLGIPHVGAVNAQTLAQAFPTVEALAQASPEEIAQIKGIGPEIAGAIAHWFQLKAHQDLIEQLQAVGVSLQRHPEAETVPESPQPLAGQTFVLTGTLPNLTRTQAKTLIEEAGGKVTSSVSSKTNYVVVGENPGSKQAKAEALAIPQLSEAQLRELVGLSPQA
- a CDS encoding HEAT repeat domain-containing protein; the protein is MYNDDLGTIDSENNLESPLDHLGAADADEAARPDPEAMLPLLDAPETPQRMLAARAFCEVHDERAIPKLIALLEDACPLVRVSASYALGRNTHPDAVEPLIARLEDWNGYVRKGVVWALGNCGDRRALNPLLEALRTDIPAVRLWAASSLGQLAKVGYETIVAAVPPLIEALRKDPVSAVRSNCAWALGQICRELPSNVVYAGAIDSLLEALEEDEDMGVQEDARSSLLRVGDPRGLQAIEDLERDGWI
- a CDS encoding Uma2 family endonuclease; the encoded protein is MMGLNTITRCDRVLLYHLSWQQFEQLVQELGEQGGVRIAYDSGTLEILTPLPDHERYKESLSDIIKDMAEVLERDYLSLGSTTWKRERQLAGVEADNCFYFENESRVRGRSTVNLEQDPPPDLVLEIDLTHKSLNRLPIYARLGVPELWNYDVELGELRIYQLQGQGYESCTQSRIFPEIAIAEIPQLLKQYEPQGQLAMRRQLREWVRRQLS